In the Gossypium arboreum isolate Shixiya-1 chromosome 10, ASM2569848v2, whole genome shotgun sequence genome, one interval contains:
- the LOC108487806 gene encoding uncharacterized protein LOC108487806, which yields MSTEAAKRSTTGALTVKQQKIDELKPSPVLTAEPKKVIIKSADMKDDMQKEAVDIAISTFEKNNVEKDVAEYIKKEFDKKHGPTWHCIVGRNFGSYVTHETNHFVYFYLDQKAVLLFKSG from the exons ATGAGTACTGAAGCAGCTAAAAGAAGCACCACCGGAGCTCTGACGGTGAAACAACAGAAAATTGATGAATTGAAGCCTTCTCCAGTGCTTACTGCAGAACCCAAAAAAGTTATTATCAAAAGCGCCGACATGAAAGACGACATGCAAAAAGAGGCCGTCGATATAGCCATTTCC ACTTTCGAGAAGAACAATGTAGAGAAAGATGTAGCAGAGTACATTAAGAAAGAATTCGACAAGAAACATGGACCTACTTGGCATTGCATTGTTGGTCGCAATTTTG GTTCGTACGTAACCCACGAGACGAACCACTTTGTTTATTTCTATTTGGATCAGAAAGCAGTTTTGCTCTTCAAATCTGGTTAA
- the LOC108488470 gene encoding FCS-Like Zinc finger 15-like, producing MVGLSVVLENQKSGNHNIFSKKTPQLISKTTMLINTSSKVSSSSSSSSRLSPPTTTSHMVPSFLEQCFLCKQKLLPGKDIYMYKGDRGFCSVECRCRQIFMDEEESLKKENCCLASMKIKPSTPSPSSSSGSRHHRKAY from the exons ATGGTGGGACTGAGTGTAGTTTTGGAGAATCAAAAGAGTGGTAACCATAACATATTCAGTAAAAAAACCCCGCAACTTATTAGCAAAACAACCATGTTAATCAACACCAGCAGCAAAGTTTCTTCATCTTCTTCGAGCTCTTCTAGGTTGTCTCCTCCTACCACCACTTCTCACATGGTTCCTTCCTTTCTTGAACAATGCTTCCTTTGCAAACAAAAACTTTTGCCTGGAAAAGACATCTACATGTACAa GGGGGATAGGGGTTTTTGTAGCGTGGAGTGTAGGTGCAGGCAAATTTTCATGGATGAAGAAGAGAGTTTGAAGAAAGAAAATTGCTGTTTGGCTTCCATGAAAATTAAACCTTCAACACCTTCACCTTCTTCTTCTTCAGGCTCTCGCCATCATCGCAAAGCTTATTGA